From a region of the Daphnia magna isolate NIES linkage group LG1, ASM2063170v1.1, whole genome shotgun sequence genome:
- the LOC116930219 gene encoding UDP-N-acetylglucosamine transporter, which yields MELKNSENMKYISLVTLTVQNAALGLSMRYARIRVGDMFLSSTAVLMSEFVKLISCLWLVYHEEGNSLMKLKEAINIQIIKQPLDTLKVCVPSMVYVVQNNLLYVAASHLDAATYQVTYQLKILTAALFTVAILKRQLIATQWTALVVLLVGVAMVQLAQTEPEKSDKTVPSGPEQHRWVGFSAALSACVLSGFAGIYFEKILKGSNVSVWMRNIQLSFLSLPFGLFTCLLYDWSTISSQGFFFGYDAFIWYLVTLQATGGLLVAMVVKYADNILKGFATSLAIILSCVLSIYLFDFNLTLQFSLGTLLVMGSVFLYSYTPPKNMHAQADKI from the exons ATGGAACTAAAAA ATTCTGAAAACATGAAATACATTAGCCTTGTTACCCTGACGGTACAAAATGCAGCACTTGGATTGAGCATGCGTTATGCCAGAATAAGGGTGGGAGATATGTTCCTCTCATCAACAG CGGTCTTGATGTCAGAGTTTGTTAAGCTAATCTCTTGCCTTTGGCTTGTGTACCATGAGGAAGGAAACTCACTCATGAAACTCAAAGAAGCTATAAACATTCAGATAATCAAACAACCTCTTGATACATTGAAAGTTTGTGTACCTTCAATGGTCTATGTTGTACAAAACAATCTACTGTATGTTGCCGCCTCCCATCTGGATGCAGCCACATATCAG GTCACATACCAGTTAAAAATTCTCACCGCTGCCCTCTTTACAGTGGCTATATTGAAACGGCAGTTGATAGCTACCCAATGGACAGCATTGGTAGTGTTGCTGGTTGGTGTTGCTATG GTTCAATTAGCCCAGACCGAGCCGGAAAAATCGGATAAAACAGTCCCATCTGGCCCTGAGCAGCACCGATGGGTTGGCTTCAGTGCTGCGTTATCCGCCTGTGTATTGTCTGGGTTTGCCGgcatttattttgaaaagatTCTTAAG GGATCCAATGTATCAGTATGGATGCGAAATATCCAGCTGAGCTTCCTGTCTCTTCCATTCGGCTTGTTCACCTGTTTGCTCTACGACTGGAGTACCATTAGTTCGCAAGGATTCTTTTTCGGGTATGACGCTTTCATTTGGTACCTTGTGACCCTTCAAGCAACGGGAGGACTATTGGTAGCTATGGTCGTTAAATACGCAG ACAACATCCTGAAAGGATTTGCGACTTCGTTGGCAATCATATTGTCCTGCGTGCTGTCCATTTACCTGTTCGATTTTAACTTGACCCTACAGTTCTCTCTCGGTACATTACTAGTAATGGGTTCAGTGTTTCTCTACAGCTACACTCCGCCCAAGAACATGCATGCTCAAGCTGATAAAATTTGA
- the LOC116930217 gene encoding NADH dehydrogenase [ubiquinone] 1 alpha subcomplex assembly factor 3 isoform X1: MTSLLRKCNTLCNQLLKGCTSHFTVVPRRWLNDTDKSTMTIVNQDTSLGILINSYSRAGFRLSNGMMAIGPIAIFPKSVLSWDVNTAEDINEESLSLFYTLEPKIDILVIGVGNPGQQVSSKIIQYMKEKHISLEISPTETACATYNFLNAEGRCVAGALIPPTQYRISEDDIASTKRRNRDMMKVDDFPIV, encoded by the exons ATGACAAGCTTACTTCGCAAATGTAATACGTTATGCAACCAACTGTTAAA GGGTTGCACATCACATTTTACAGTTGTGCCACGAAGATGGCTTAATGATACGGACAAATCCACCATGACCATTGTGAATCAAGATACAAGTTTGGGCATTTTGATCAATTCCTATAGCAGG GCAGGCTTCAGACTTAGCAACGGAATGATGGCAATTgg GCCAATAGCAATATTTCCGAAATCGGTTCTGAGCTGGGATGTCAACACTGCTGAAGACATCAACGAGGAATCGCTATCGCTATTTTACACTTTGGAGCCAAAAATTG ATATACTTGTGATTGGGGTAGGTAATCCTGGTCAACAAGTTAGCTCCAAAATAATTCAAtatatgaaagaaaaacacatcAGCCTGGAAATTTCTCCAACTGAAACAGCGTGCGCAACCTACAACTTCCTCAATGCTGAAGGACGATGTGTCGCCGGTGCCCTCATTCCTCCAACACAATATCGAATAAGTGAGGATGATATCGCGTCAACCAAGCGAAGAAACCGAGATATGATGAAAGTAGATGACTTTCCGATCGTCTAA
- the LOC116930217 gene encoding NADH dehydrogenase [ubiquinone] 1 alpha subcomplex assembly factor 3 isoform X2 yields MTIVNQDTSLGILINSYSRAGFRLSNGMMAIGPIAIFPKSVLSWDVNTAEDINEESLSLFYTLEPKIDILVIGVGNPGQQVSSKIIQYMKEKHISLEISPTETACATYNFLNAEGRCVAGALIPPTQYRISEDDIASTKRRNRDMMKVDDFPIV; encoded by the exons ATGACCATTGTGAATCAAGATACAAGTTTGGGCATTTTGATCAATTCCTATAGCAGG GCAGGCTTCAGACTTAGCAACGGAATGATGGCAATTgg GCCAATAGCAATATTTCCGAAATCGGTTCTGAGCTGGGATGTCAACACTGCTGAAGACATCAACGAGGAATCGCTATCGCTATTTTACACTTTGGAGCCAAAAATTG ATATACTTGTGATTGGGGTAGGTAATCCTGGTCAACAAGTTAGCTCCAAAATAATTCAAtatatgaaagaaaaacacatcAGCCTGGAAATTTCTCCAACTGAAACAGCGTGCGCAACCTACAACTTCCTCAATGCTGAAGGACGATGTGTCGCCGGTGCCCTCATTCCTCCAACACAATATCGAATAAGTGAGGATGATATCGCGTCAACCAAGCGAAGAAACCGAGATATGATGAAAGTAGATGACTTTCCGATCGTCTAA
- the LOC116930215 gene encoding uncharacterized protein LOC116930215 translates to MKAGGNGERAPLRTVLQNFLNHVETLEKRKNGGDDQYDKEFQELKLLSESLKGLSMYSCKEGEKEVNRRKNRYKDILPFDCTRVILSEIAGIPGSDYVNANYIRGASGSQAYIASQGPLVHTVTDFWRMVVECDVQVIIMACNEEESGKHKCECYWAESDKETRSYGPYTVKLLKSRRMCNDFNLRTMELIYVNATGETITRTVVQFHYWAWPDHGVPALVRPLLDMVRLIRDCQASETLPLLIHCSAGCGRTGTICAIDYVWGLLRAGKLMENFSLFELISDMRRQRVAMVQTKDQYILVHRALRELFIEQLKMIDAHPYENLDVNGHPLICPPQEIRIDPSYETIFVKVNPTVLEVNEEDDVCHEEPVDQIPWPVLQFQSNLTPINSAPPLPDKKKKSGGTSSGQGSPVSNPGDAKKTVYVGSSESSSKESSPLTSLERTLLKSSDTDPTNDSLKEEEEVLKPKASPKSGLTRKSSILKIRAFFEKSHSEPRTEKKANIACTRKASSFRLREGPKFYRSLEDDHPLPLTEKTKKEANEYYSSKKLTVALGPELDGLNGFPPSTTNKETQLLSASNAEKNLDEKPSLPVKRSKSMKVYRGFDIRSDSNECEIPTTSQTLESAAAREVIVPATCGVVLSKTPSVTYISSKDKLYQSVAESTAKHVRKPPPDRCINYETSLPLATSSLDRGKEQRFAKPTSFPGSPTTCGSLDRGVVENKITPTYVNVLMRNQEVANTTKLDSDTRQLLHDCQAYLMHGDGSDMLPSVEEKHQRSTPHVKKHKNQPLKERRHSFKNAVVQHPDHQESSASSLSRETGEENYAVLESFDKVMQFDDEEAAKSRSGRKIHEYEAIWLSSKKSAAGVPASETAVENTDTAAGLETKDSVFVQKSDEIRLLLNELQNAHSEGEPRQPSPVVIPMPTYNFLTHAENPSSPRLHPDRVLSELQELVERANRNKEETAKSEAFVLPTLSIPPTLQRVSPSSPSTLNPLRLNPQLPVSRKDVPSPTSPSSSQFFVPAPSSILNTPSPGLISPIPIKITPSAPSPPIAPSFSAAVGPCRSSPSATDATQQPATSNVSITKISPKSEPQPVASLPVTKAEPKAPAFRPPPPYPTKFYVKMPSVSKEVTAIASTSAVSLIKASPQVQRRMPPEYKAPPPVKHVTQAKVSQPVAPPRSKRQVTSASQLPTMVAFPKGPPIPTRTFSSAALPGIDVDAVAAVMAAAENSSARGTSTGGSSSPTTAANKALSKALGKFHATAASFKTKLAQLSDGKDGGGELPAVAASQSKVERESSFAKQSDGATMMNPSEATSYARKKQHYL, encoded by the exons ATGAAAGCGGGTGGGAATGGAGAGCGAGCACCTCTGAGGACAGTGCTACAAAACTTTCTTAACCATGTCGAAACACTGGAGAAGAGGAAAAATGGAGGAGATGATCAGTATGATAAAGAATTCCAAGAGCTTAAACTCTTGAGTGAGAGCCTGAAAGGGCTCTCCATGTATTCATGCAAGGAGGGTGAAAAAGAGgttaacagaagaaaaaacagatATAAAGATATATTACCAT TTGATTGTACAAGAGTTATTCTAAGTGAAATAGCTGGAATCCCAGGGAGTGATTATGTCAATGCAAACTACATACGAGGGGCCAGTGGTTCCCAGGCTTACATAGCTAGCCAAGGTCCTTTAGTTCATACGGTCACAGATTTCTGGAGAATGGTAGTTGAGTGTGATGTTCAG GTGATAATCATGGCTTGCAATGAAGAAGAGTCGGGAAAACACAAATGTGAGTGTTATTGGGCAGAGAGTGATAAAGAAACTAGATCATACGGGCCATACACCGTCAAGCTTTTGAAATCAAGACGTATGTGCAATGATTTTAATCTCAGGACGATGGAACTTATTTATGTTAATGCGACCGGAGAAACAA TTACGAGAACCGTTGTACAGTTCCATTATTGGGCGTGGCCAGATCATGGTGTTCCGGCTTTGGTCCGACCGTTGCTTGACATGGTGCGGTTAATTCGTGATTGCCAAGCCTCGGAGACCCTTCCGTTATTGATCCATTGTTCGGCGGGATGCGGGCGGACTGGTACCATTTGTGCAATCGATTACGTCTGGGGCCTGCTCCGCGCTGGG AAATTAATGGAAAACTTCAGTTTATTCGAACTGATTTCCGATATGCGCCGTCAACGTGTAGCAATGGTTCAAACCAAAGATCAGTATATTCTGGTGCATCGAGCTCTGCGAGAACTTTTTATTGAACAACTAAAGATGATTGATGCGCATCCGTACGAAAACTTGGATGTTAATGGCCATCCATTGATTTGCCCACCGCAAGAAATTCGCATTGACCCTAGCTACGAAACAATTTTCGTGAAAGTGAATCCAACTG TTTTGGAAGTGAACGAAGAAGATGACGTTTGTCACGAAGAGCCTGTTGATCAAATTCCTTGGCCTGTTCTGCAATTCCAGTCTAACCTGACGCCAATCAACTCGGCCCCTCCATTGccagacaaaaagaaaaagtctgGGGGAACTTCATCGGGACAAGGATCACCCGTTTCCAATCCCGGTGACGCAAAGAAAACAGTTTATGTTGGCAGTAGTGAAAGCAGCTCAAAAGAATCGAGTCCGCTTACAAGCCTTGAACGTACCCTGCTCAAGTCTTCCGACACGGATCCAACCAATGATAGTttaaaagaggaggaagaagttTTAAAACCGAAAGCTTCGCCCAAGTCTGGTCTGACACGGAAGTCTAGCATATTGAAGATTCGTGCATTCTTCGAGAAATCTCACTCCGAGCCGCGCACGGAAAAGAAAGCGAACATTGCGTGCACTCGGAAAGCCAGTTCATTTCGTCTTCGAGAAGGTCCTAAATTCTATCGCTCTCTCGAAGATGATCATCCGCTTCCATTAACGGagaagacgaaaaaagaagCGAATGAATATTACTCTTCCAAGAAACTGACGGTGGCCCTTGGCCCGGAATTGGATGGCCTCAACGGGTTTCCTCCGTCGACAACCAATAAAGAAACTCAACTTCTCTCCGCCTCAAATGCGGAAAAGAATCTGGACGAGAAACCCTCCCTTCCTGTAAAGCGAAGCAAATCTATGAAAGTGTACAGAGGCTTTGACATTCGGTCGGATTCGAACGAGTGCGAAATACCTACAACATCCCAAACTCTAGAGTCAGCAGCTGCCCGAGAGGTTATCGTTCCTGCGACTTGTGGTGTAGTCCTTAGCAAGACACCATCTGTCACTTACATATCTTCCAAAGATAAACTGTATCAATCGGTAGCGGAGAGCACGGCGAAACATGTCCGAAAACCGCCTCCGGACCGATGTATCAATTATGAAACCTCGTTACCTTTGGCGACTAGCAGCCTGGATCGAGGGAAAGAACAACGCTTTGCGAAACCCACCTCGTTCCCTGGATCGCCAACGACTTGCGGCTCGCTCGATCGCGGGGTTGTCGAAAACAAGATTACGCCGACTTACGTCAACGTTCTGATGCGCAACCAG GAAGTAGCGAATACGACGAAACTGGACAGCGATACCCGTCAGTTGCTGCATGACTGCCAGGCGTATCTCATGCATGGTGATGGAAGCGACATGTTGCCGTCGGTTGAAGAGAAGCATCAAAGATCTACGCCCCATGTGAAGAAACACAAGAATCAGCCGTTGAAGGAGAGGAGGCATAGTTTTAAAAACGCTGTCGTGCAACATCCGGATCACCAGGAATCATCCGCATCGTCTTTGTC AAGGGAAACTGGCGAAGAGAATTATGCTGTTTTGGAAAGCTTTGACAAGGTCATGCAATTTGACGATGAAGAAGCAGCAAAGAGTCGATCCGGCAGAAAGATTCACGAATACGAAGCTATCTGGTTGAGTTCGAAAAAATCTGCTGCCGGTGTCCCCGCATCCGAaacagctgttgaaaacacggATACCGCCGCAGGTCTGGAGACGAAAGATTCTGTTTTCGTTCAGAAATCGGATGAAATTCGGCTGTTACTCAACGAGTTGCAGAATGCTCATTCGGAAGGCGAACCAAGGCAACCGTCTCCAGTCGTCATACCGATGCCGACTTACAACTTTCTGACTCACGCAGAGAATCCATCCAGTCCCCGTTTACATCCCGATCGTGTGTTGAGCGAGTTACAGGAACTGGTGGAACGTGCAAAccgaaacaaagaagaaaccgCCAAGTCGGAGGCTTTCGTTCTTCCGACTTTGTCAATACCGCCTACCCTTCAAAGAGTCAGCCCTTCTTCGCCATCCACGCTCAATCCTTTGCGCCTTAACCCACAATTACCTGTGTCCCGAAAAGATGTCCCTTCGCCTACCAGTCCAAGCTCTTCGCAATTCTTCGTTCCCGCGCCTTCCTCTATTTTGAATACCCCGTCGCCTGGCCTAATTTCACCCATTCCAATCAAAATAACTCCGTCGGCCCCTTCGCCGCCCATCGCGCCTTCTTTTAGTGCAGCAGTAGGACCGTGTAGATCTTCTCCGAGTGCAACTGATGCGACCCAACAGCCCGCTACATCTAATGTATCGATTACAAAaatttctccaaaatcagAGCCACAGCCGGTAGCCTCGCTTCCCGTTACCAAGGCTGAGCCGAAAGCTCCAGCGTTTCGGCCACCTCCTCCGTATCCAACCAAATTTTATGTCAAGATGCCGTCCGTGTCGAAGGAAGTAACAGCCATTGCTTCAACCAGCGCCGTCAGTTTGATCAAAGCATCGCCCCAAGTTCAGCGGAGAATGCCACCAGAGTACAAGGCACCGCCACCGGTGAAGCACGTCACCCAAGCCAAGGTGTCTCAACCCGTTGCCCCTCCACGTTCCAAGCGACAAGTAACCAGTGCATCACAGCTTCCTACCATGGTTGCATTCCCTAAAGGCCCTCCGATTCCGACGCGGACCTTTTCGTCAGCTGCCCTTCCGGGTATTGATGTTGACGCCGTGGCCGCCGTGATGGCGGCCGCTGAAAATTCATCGGCTAGAGGGACTTCTACTGGTGGTTCTTCCTCACCCACCACTGCAGCAAACAAAGCGTTGAGCAAAGCATTAGGGAAGTTTCATGCTACCGCTGCCAGTTTTAAAACGAAGCTTGCTCAACTGAGTGACGGAAAAGATGGCGGAGGAGAATTGCCCGCCGTCGCGGCTTCACAGTCGAAAGTGGAACGTGAATCTAGCTTTGCAAAACAATCAG ATGGAGCAACAATGATGAACCCGTCAGAAGCAACTTCGTATGCGCGAAAGAAACAGCATTATCTGTGA
- the LOC116930216 gene encoding protein N-terminal asparagine amidohydrolase isoform X2 has translation MVLVLGGVVLDEASIDSRNLFHAAPHLKEAAAHVASLPPKVVSPIGLLYLHQREFAVTLPQDKNVSLLGTDDCSTCIVVILRHTGSGATCMAHVDGADQESGITPLISRIQEVSLGYANGRIELHLVGGYMDPRGYSERLVISLLHAFHKEPVEIDLVFACIGEMNTTIRGGLAWPIIYGVGFNVKTGEIFHATFPDKGPDMALRSARQLTGSSHLMDMYDCTLGVMRVGPYHYQPLRGVNLWLEQTDDFIVSQLSTAPEVELPHFASKIRTALKYMRDHPFPAVTVFQDNRPRYFRRDESGAWVHMRY, from the exons ATGGTGCTTGTATTGGGTGGAGTAGTGCTCGACGAGGCTTCCATCGACTCGAGGAACTTGTTCCATGCGGCGCCACATCTCAAGGAAGCTGCCGCTCACGTGGCCTCTCTCCCGCCCAAAGTGGTTTCGCCCATCGGTCTGCTCTATCTCCATCAACGAGAGTTCGCCGTCACTCTTCCGCAAGACA AAAATGTTTCACTCTTGGGAACGGATGATTGCAGCACGTGCATCGTCGTCATTTTACGTCATACCG GTTCGGGAGCGACTTGCATGGCTCATGTTGATGGAGCTGACCAAGAGAGCGGCATCACGCCGTTAATATCGCGAATACAAGAAGTCTCACTGGGTTACGCAAACGGTCGGATAGAGCTGCATCTTGTAGGTGGTTACATGGATCCTAGGGGATATTCTGAACGTCTTGTCATTAGCCTTTTGC aTGCGTTTCACAAAGAGCCTGTCGAAATCGATCTAGTTTTTGCCTGCATCGGTGAAATGAACACTACCATCCGCGGTGGATTAGCTTGGCCAATCATCTACGGAGTTG GCTTCAATGTCAAAACGGGAGAGATATTTCACGCCACCTTTCCCGATAAAGGACCGGACATGGCATTGCGATCGGCCCGCCAATTGACGGGATCCTCTCAT CTGATGGATATGTATGATTGCACTCTGGGTGTGATGCGTGTCGGGCCTTATCACTACCAACCGCTACGTGGTGTAAACTTGTGGTTGGAACAG ACTGACGATTTTATCGTCTCACAATTGTCTACCGCACCTGAAGTGGAATTGCCTCATTTCGCCAGCAAGATAAGGACGGCCTTAAAGTACATGCGGGATCATCCGTTCCCAGCAGTGACAGTCTTTCAAGATAACCGGCCAAGATACTTCCGGAGGGATGAATCTGGAGCTTGGGTGCATATGCGTTACTAA
- the LOC116930216 gene encoding protein N-terminal asparagine amidohydrolase isoform X1, which translates to MVLVLGGVVLDEASIDSRNLFHAAPHLKEAAAHVASLPPKVVSPIGLLYLHQREFAVTLPQDTENVSLLGTDDCSTCIVVILRHTGSGATCMAHVDGADQESGITPLISRIQEVSLGYANGRIELHLVGGYMDPRGYSERLVISLLHAFHKEPVEIDLVFACIGEMNTTIRGGLAWPIIYGVGFNVKTGEIFHATFPDKGPDMALRSARQLTGSSHLMDMYDCTLGVMRVGPYHYQPLRGVNLWLEQTDDFIVSQLSTAPEVELPHFASKIRTALKYMRDHPFPAVTVFQDNRPRYFRRDESGAWVHMRY; encoded by the exons ATGGTGCTTGTATTGGGTGGAGTAGTGCTCGACGAGGCTTCCATCGACTCGAGGAACTTGTTCCATGCGGCGCCACATCTCAAGGAAGCTGCCGCTCACGTGGCCTCTCTCCCGCCCAAAGTGGTTTCGCCCATCGGTCTGCTCTATCTCCATCAACGAGAGTTCGCCGTCACTCTTCCGCAAGACA CAGAAAATGTTTCACTCTTGGGAACGGATGATTGCAGCACGTGCATCGTCGTCATTTTACGTCATACCG GTTCGGGAGCGACTTGCATGGCTCATGTTGATGGAGCTGACCAAGAGAGCGGCATCACGCCGTTAATATCGCGAATACAAGAAGTCTCACTGGGTTACGCAAACGGTCGGATAGAGCTGCATCTTGTAGGTGGTTACATGGATCCTAGGGGATATTCTGAACGTCTTGTCATTAGCCTTTTGC aTGCGTTTCACAAAGAGCCTGTCGAAATCGATCTAGTTTTTGCCTGCATCGGTGAAATGAACACTACCATCCGCGGTGGATTAGCTTGGCCAATCATCTACGGAGTTG GCTTCAATGTCAAAACGGGAGAGATATTTCACGCCACCTTTCCCGATAAAGGACCGGACATGGCATTGCGATCGGCCCGCCAATTGACGGGATCCTCTCAT CTGATGGATATGTATGATTGCACTCTGGGTGTGATGCGTGTCGGGCCTTATCACTACCAACCGCTACGTGGTGTAAACTTGTGGTTGGAACAG ACTGACGATTTTATCGTCTCACAATTGTCTACCGCACCTGAAGTGGAATTGCCTCATTTCGCCAGCAAGATAAGGACGGCCTTAAAGTACATGCGGGATCATCCGTTCCCAGCAGTGACAGTCTTTCAAGATAACCGGCCAAGATACTTCCGGAGGGATGAATCTGGAGCTTGGGTGCATATGCGTTACTAA